A stretch of DNA from Methylomicrobium lacus LW14:
GATAACGCTTGGCCAACTCGCGCATACGCTGCAGCACGCGGTCCTCGATCTCCTGCCGCCCGATCGTGATGATCTCATCGACGGTACGGTCGCCGACAACTTCCCGCATCATCGCTTCGGAAAGATCACGCAAGGTCAGGCCGGGATCGCGCACATCGAACAAATATTTCTCCGGCTCGGTGATCCGGTATTGCACGATCCATTCGACCAGCGCCGAATTCAGGTCGCCGGTCACCATCGATTTTTCGAGTTCGGGCTCATCGCCTATCTGATCGGGGTTCGAATAGCCGGGCGTGAAAAATCCGAATTCAAGCTTTTGCTGGCGTTGCGTCGGCACTTCGACGATTTTATCGACGCCGAATGGAATCTTGAAATGCAGCCCCGGCGGCACCTTGTTGATATATTTGCCGAAGCGCAACACGATGCCTTCGGACTCGGCCGGAATCGTGAAAAAAGACGACCATAGCCCGATCAACACAAAAAAAATCAAGGCCAGAAACGGCAGCGATACCGGCAGCTTGGGTTCCGGCAGACGCTCCCACACGGTGTTCGAGTACTCCATAGCAGTTCCTCTCGTTTGAAATCAGATTTCGGTTAAGCATTCACTAAACTTTAATTTGTTATACTAGTCAATAACTTACATTTAACAAGAGCCATCAGGCCGCATAAATGCTCAAAAAATAAACGCCGGCGAACCTAAAAATCAAACGTCCAAAGCCAGCTTTTATTTACCTGATCCTTGCTGATAATGGCATAAGCTCTGCCAAATTGATATAGGTGACTAAATTATGACCCTAGGCTATTCGCCTCAAAAAAACGACCCAGTCACCGATTTGATCAAGCGCTTGCAGCTCAACGAGCAGAGTTCGGAGCCTTATTATTTGCAACTCAAACGGCAGTTGCATGCGATGATCGAAGGCGGCGTCCTGGAGTCGGGCGTGAACCTGCCTTCCGAGCGGACGCTGGCGGAAGCGATGCGGGTCAGCCGGACCACGGTCAAGCGGTGTTATGACGAATTGCGCTCCAATTGCTTGCTGAGCACGCATGGGCGCGGCGGCACCGTCGTACAGGCGCCGCCGCGCGCTAATTCGGCAACGGGACGCCTGAAGGGGCTTACCGAAGAAATGCGCGAACAGGGTAAAACCTCCTCGACCCGGGTGCTGCACTGCGAGGTGGTCAGCGAACGCACGATCGCCTGCCTGTTCAAGAGACCGTCGGTGGCGCCGTTGCTGCGTCTGGTGCGTGTGCGCATGGCCGACGGCGTGCCGGTGACCCGCGAGGTCGCCTGGTACGACTTAACCGCCGCGCCGGCGCTGGAAGACTGGGACACCCTCGGCTCCGTCTATGCCTTTTTGCAGGATCACTGCGGCATTGCGCTGGTGCGCGCCGCTCAGTCGATCGAAGCGGTGATGAGTACGCCCGAGGAATCCGAAGTCTTCGGCTTCGAGCAGCCGAGCCCCTGCCTGCTGTTGAAACGTCACACCTATTCGGCCGCGAATCAATTGATCGAGTATGTCGAAGGCACCTTTCGCGGCGACTCCTACGTCTATAAAGTCAATCTCGGCCCCTTGCCGCCGGCTCCCGTTTTGATCAAGTAAAACAAGGCATCGAGGCGCTGTTTTTTTTATGATGCCGCCTCGTAATCGGTCAACAAACCGACGACGATGATCACCGCACCGAGCAAGAAATAAAAACCGCGCGCGGCGCCTTCGAATCCGAGTAAAAAAGGCGCCAGCAATAACGCGGGACCGACGATTCTTTCGACCCAGCCGTGCAGACGGAAGGGCACCAGCTTGACGGCGCCCAAAGGAAAATCGGTGACCAGCGTCATCGCCAGATGGATAACCGCCAGCGCATAGGCCAGCATGCCGGCGACGCCGCCCAGCCCCAGCAACGAGGGCGCGAGCAGGAAGATGACGACGGTAGCATAATCGATATAACCGTGAATCAGCGGATTGATGATCAGTTTCATGATGTTCTCCTCGTTTATTAGCGAACCCGCATCGGCCCTCTCGCGCATCCTTCGCCAGCAAGCCGATACGGCAAGTTTTTCGGCGCTATTCTGCCGGCACTTTCCTTTGCATATCCAATGCCTTAACCCTCTCATGTTATGCAACCCCGTGCCGACGACTGGTTTTGACAATGGCTCCGATTAAAGGTTGTTTTAAATTCCGAGCACACATAAAAAAAGCGCCACAAGGGCGCTTTTTTTATGTCGGCAAGTTGTCGTTACAACTTTTTGCCGATCATTTCTCCAAGCCTGACCGATTTGCCGGCCGCAAGGCTTTCGGTCCATGCCGCCCGGTCTTTGCCGAATAACACGATGATCGTCGACCCCATGTTGAAACGGCCCATTTCCTCGCCGATTTGCAGCGTCGGCGCGCCGTTGTCGTAGCGCCAGCTTTGCACCGTGCTGACCGTCGGCGGCGTCACGACCCCATGCCAGACCGTTTCGACGCTCGATACGAAAATCGCGCCGACCAGCACCAAGGCCATCGGCCCCGCCTCGGTATCGAAAATCGCCGCGACGCGCTCGTTGCGCGCAAACAGCCCCGGCACGACATTCGCGGTGGCGGTGTTCACGCTGAACAGGCGGCCTGGAATGTGCACCATCTCGCGCAGCGTGCCGGTCAGCGGCATGTGCAGGCGATGGTAATCTTTCGGCGACAGATAAATCGTCGAAAACACGCCGTCCTGAAACGGCGCGGCGCGTTCCGCGCTGCCGCCGAGCAGATCGACCGCGGTAAAACTTTTGCCCTTGGCTTGAAAGATCGTGCCGCCGCTGATCGCACCTGCCTGGCTGACCGCGCCGTCGGCAGGACAGGCGATCGCATTCGGTGCGCTGGTCAACGGCCGGATGCCGGGTTTCAACTCGCGCGTGAAAAAATGATTGAAGCTTTTATAGGCTTCGATATTCGATTCGAACGCTTCGTCCATATTGACGCCGTAATGGCGGACGATCTGCCGGATGAAGAAATTCTTCCAGGCGACGTTTTTCGAATGCGTGAGCCGGCTCATCAGCCGCGACAAAGTATGCTGCGGCAGCAGATATTGCGGCAGCGTGGTCAGCGT
This window harbors:
- the hflK gene encoding FtsH protease activity modulator HflK, with the protein product MEYSNTVWERLPEPKLPVSLPFLALIFFVLIGLWSSFFTIPAESEGIVLRFGKYINKVPPGLHFKIPFGVDKIVEVPTQRQQKLEFGFFTPGYSNPDQIGDEPELEKSMVTGDLNSALVEWIVQYRITEPEKYLFDVRDPGLTLRDLSEAMMREVVGDRTVDEIITIGRQEIEDRVLQRMRELAKRYQLGVTINQVQLKNVNPPLPVQSSFNEVNRAQQDRENMINIANGEYNKAVPRARGEADQRIQAAEGYRFKRINEAEGDANAFTSVLEQYIKAPSVTRARIYLETLGQVLPQARQQIIVDDTVQQILPMLPFPATALEAGK
- a CDS encoding GntR family transcriptional regulator produces the protein MTLGYSPQKNDPVTDLIKRLQLNEQSSEPYYLQLKRQLHAMIEGGVLESGVNLPSERTLAEAMRVSRTTVKRCYDELRSNCLLSTHGRGGTVVQAPPRANSATGRLKGLTEEMREQGKTSSTRVLHCEVVSERTIACLFKRPSVAPLLRLVRVRMADGVPVTREVAWYDLTAAPALEDWDTLGSVYAFLQDHCGIALVRAAQSIEAVMSTPEESEVFGFEQPSPCLLLKRHTYSAANQLIEYVEGTFRGDSYVYKVNLGPLPPAPVLIK
- the asd gene encoding archaetidylserine decarboxylase (Phosphatidylserine decarboxylase is synthesized as a single chain precursor. Generation of the pyruvoyl active site from a Ser is coupled to cleavage of a Gly-Ser bond between the larger (beta) and smaller (alpha chains). It is an integral membrane protein.), encoding MIKDTLTTLPQYLLPQHTLSRLMSRLTHSKNVAWKNFFIRQIVRHYGVNMDEAFESNIEAYKSFNHFFTRELKPGIRPLTSAPNAIACPADGAVSQAGAISGGTIFQAKGKSFTAVDLLGGSAERAAPFQDGVFSTIYLSPKDYHRLHMPLTGTLREMVHIPGRLFSVNTATANVVPGLFARNERVAAIFDTEAGPMALVLVGAIFVSSVETVWHGVVTPPTVSTVQSWRYDNGAPTLQIGEEMGRFNMGSTIIVLFGKDRAAWTESLAAGKSVRLGEMIGKKL